The proteins below come from a single Procambarus clarkii isolate CNS0578487 chromosome 44, FALCON_Pclarkii_2.0, whole genome shotgun sequence genomic window:
- the LOC138350135 gene encoding uncharacterized protein: MGGASCGDTVRRMMRRIGTYGVWSQYSLVGRKRKRVFKTLDICNVIIKACINTHTNATERDVETSIADMLKNAPNKHGGNRYKGGEARIHVHHIAESDMTNNENSGEPGAWHTAESSLMSI, from the exons atgggcggtgcaagctgtggagacacagtgagacgaatgatgaggaggatagggacctatggggtctggtctcagtattcactcgttgggcgcaagaggaaacgtgtcttcaaaaccttggatatttgtaatgtaataataa aagcctgtatcaacacccacactaatgcaactgaaagagatgttgagacaagtattgctgatatgttgaagaacgccccaaacaaacacggtggaaacagatacaag ggtggtgaagcaagaatacatgtgcatcacatagcagagtcggatatgacgaataatgaaaacagcggagagcctggtgcatggcataccgctgaatcttctctaatgtctatatag